ACGCTTCCCTTGATTTGGATGTCGAACAACAGGTAGCCCACCAGCAGAACCGACGATGCAACGACAAGACTGATCACCGAATACGGAATGACCTTGCCAACAATCACCTGCAGCGGGTGAAGCGGAGAGACCATGAGTTGTTCCATCGTGCCCCGTTCTTTTTCCCGGACCACAGTCAATGCGGTTGACACAACGGCGGCCAGCGCAATGAGAAACCCGAAAAGCCCGGGAATGAGAAACTTGGCCGACAATAAATCCGGATTGTACCAGATGCGGGGCTGGAAGTCGATCGGTACAAACTGGCCTCTCCCCTTTCGCTGGAGGAATTCTGTCACGAGGCGGGAGGAGTATTCCATACTCATCCGCGTTGCATAGCCAATTGCTTGACCGGCGCTATTCGCATCAGCACCATCGACAAGAATCTGAACTTTCGCGCTCCGGTTTGCCAGAAGCTCACGTCCGAAATCCGTCGGGATGACAATTGCCGCCTTCGCCCAGCCGTGCAGAAACAACTCGTCAATTTCGTCATAGCTGCCGACATAAAATGAAGGGGTGAAGTATTCGGTATTCTCAAACTGACGGAGAAACGTCCTGCTTTCCCCTGTTTTGCTTTGGTCATAGATTGCCAAGGGGATATGCTTCACGTCAAAATTCAGCGCGTAGCCCACCAACGCAATCAACACAGTCGGCAATACGAGCAAAATGCCGAGCGTCGTGGGGTCACGACGTATCTGCCGGAACTCTTTGATAACGATAGGTCGAAGGGCTCTGAACATACTCATGAACCGGAAGAACTTCTATCCAACAGGTACAAGAACACATCCTCCAACGATGGGGTAATTCTGTGGACATTGAACGATGCGATTTGCTTTTCGGCGAGAGATTGTTGAATCAACTTCGTTCCTTCTTTCTCTTCCTCCACCATCACGTGAAGAGCCGTGCCGAACACCGAGGTCTCCAACGCCCAACGTTGCTCACGGATTGTCTCAAGCGCGTCGACAACATTGTGCTCCAATCCCGACACTTCAAGAATCGGGTTCTTGATGTGGTCGGTTTTGAGTTCAACCGGGCTACCGCTTGCTATCAATTTTCCTGCGTTGATCAGAATGATATCGTTGCAATACTCCGCCTCGTCGAGAAAATGCGTTGTGACAAGAACCGTGATTCCTTCAGAAGAAAGCTGATTGATCAGTTCCCAGAAATTTCTTCGGGAGATGGGATCCACTCCGCCGGTAGGCTCGTCCAGGAAAACGATTTTCGGTTCGTGGAGAATAGCACAGCCGAGCGCAAGACGCTGCTTCCATCCGCCCGAGAGGGTTTTTGTGAGACTATCCTCCCGTCCCTTCAGGTCCGCCATCTTCAGCACCCACTCCATGCGATGGTTGAGGCGTAAGTTCTTCAGGCCGTACACACCGCCGTAGAACCGGATATTCTGTTCCACGGTCAAATCATCATACAACGAGAAGCGTTGCGACATGTACCCGATATTGAGCTTCACCAGATCCGTTTGTGTAATGATATCGTACCCGCCCACTTTCGCCGTTCCGTCAGTCGGGCGCAACAACCCGATCAGCATGCGAATTGTCGTTGACTTGCCGGCGCCATTGGCGCCAAGAAAGCCGAAAATCTCTCCCTGCTTTACCGAAAAGTTCACGCTATCGACAGCAGCAAACTTTCCGAACCGCTTTGTGAGATTGCTGACTTCTATTGCATTCGTTGACATACGACTCTACAAAACTCTATAAACTCTACAAACTCAATCACAAACTCCCTATAACTCTATCCAACCGCGTTCTCGCAATCTCGTGTTCAATCAACGAACCAGAGTAATTCGTCTTTGCCTGCAACAGCGTGACGTTTGCGTCGAGCAGATCGGTTGATGTTGCAAGGCCCCGCTTGAACTTGTCGTTCAACGTGCGCTGGTTTTCCTCGGCTTGTTCGATGGCCAGCATGGCAACCTGTACTTTCTCCTTTGCCCGCACTACGGCGAGCAACTGGCGGCGGACATCGAGCGCGACATTCTCTTTGAGCTGATCAAACATCAATTCCTGTTGATGGAGCACGGCATGGGCCTGCCCGGTTTGGTGGGACGTTGTCTCCCAGGTCCAGAGATCGAGTTGCATCTGAACTCCGACATCCCACGTTCCCTTGAATTCATCGCGTGTAGGTTGATATCGTTGATTCGGACGATTGTAATAGAAATTTCCGGTCAGGAAAATTTGCGGCCACCAGTTCGACTGAGCTGCGCTTACCGTCGCCTTTGCCGCCTCAAGGCGGGATTGCATTGCTTGAACATCCGTCCGGTTCGTAAGCGCCAAAGCGACAAGGTTCGGGGTTTGTAGCGCATCATCCCCCTCGCGGTGGGGTTTCGTGTCAGGCTCTGCAGGAAAACGCGGCATATCATCCGGCTCGGCCGGAGGCCAGGGTTTCGATGCAAGCTGTATCTGTGTTTCAAGCGGCTGACCTATAATGTTGTTCAGATTCATCATTGCCAGCTCGACATCGTTGCGTGCATCAATTTGCGCAAGACGTGCGTTGTTGAGTTGCAGCTGGACTTTGAGCAAGTCGTTGCGGGTCACCAGCCCCGCGTTCAGCAAGTTCTTCGTATCCTGTTCGTTCGTCTCAAGCCGCACAACATTCTCGTCAACAAGCCTCTTCACTTCCATCGTCTGGTGCAGCGTCCAATACGCCACCGTGATGGCGAATTTCTGATCGGAGGTTTCATTCTTGTTGTCGAATTCTGCTGCACGTGCCGCATACGCAGCCGCCTGCGCATTGCTCTCAAGTTTGAATCCGGTAAAAAGAGGCTGCTGGAGAGAAATCCGGGTTGCGTAGTTGTTCAGAACCGTCGGTGCAATGACTATCGGTTGCGGCAAGAACGGAACGGAAACCTGAAACGGATCAACATCACTCAGTCGCTGATAGCTTGCGGTCAACTTAAGCGACGGGAGTCGTTGTGCCGATACCTCGCTTTCCTTCGCTTGTGCCGCATCGACTTTCAGGGTTGAGATTTTCAACGCCCTGCTGTTCTCCAGCCCGATGCGGATGGCGTCCGGCAACGAGAGAACGACGCTGTTTTGTGCCGAGACGTGACTGGAGAAAATGAACAAAAGCCAAATTGCCGACCCTGCAGCCGATTTTATTCCTCGGTTCATACTTCAACCTCATGCTTTTCGATTTGCGTAAGTAATGAGATGAATACATTTTCAAGTGACGGAGAGATTACACGCCACGATGTTACAGGGATCTTCTCCTTTCCCAGAATTTCCTCCAT
This window of the Bacteroidota bacterium genome carries:
- a CDS encoding ABC transporter permease, with protein sequence MSMFRALRPIVIKEFRQIRRDPTTLGILLVLPTVLIALVGYALNFDVKHIPLAIYDQSKTGESRTFLRQFENTEYFTPSFYVGSYDEIDELFLHGWAKAAIVIPTDFGRELLANRSAKVQILVDGADANSAGQAIGYATRMSMEYSSRLVTEFLQRKGRGQFVPIDFQPRIWYNPDLLSAKFLIPGLFGFLIALAAVVSTALTVVREKERGTMEQLMVSPLHPLQVIVGKVIPYSVISLVVASSVLLVGYLLFDIQIKGSVLLLYAAIFTMILGGLGQGLVVSSITDTQQTAFMVAMLSSLLPTFLLSGFVFPIASMPVPLQVLSNLAVNKFFLVVVRGVMLKGVGFFAVWDQFLYMMLFAAVTVGISARKFRKRTL
- a CDS encoding ABC transporter ATP-binding protein, which translates into the protein MSTNAIEVSNLTKRFGKFAAVDSVNFSVKQGEIFGFLGANGAGKSTTIRMLIGLLRPTDGTAKVGGYDIITQTDLVKLNIGYMSQRFSLYDDLTVEQNIRFYGGVYGLKNLRLNHRMEWVLKMADLKGREDSLTKTLSGGWKQRLALGCAILHEPKIVFLDEPTGGVDPISRRNFWELINQLSSEGITVLVTTHFLDEAEYCNDIILINAGKLIASGSPVELKTDHIKNPILEVSGLEHNVVDALETIREQRWALETSVFGTALHVMVEEEKEGTKLIQQSLAEKQIASFNVHRITPSLEDVFLYLLDRSSSGS
- a CDS encoding TolC family protein → MNRGIKSAAGSAIWLLFIFSSHVSAQNSVVLSLPDAIRIGLENSRALKISTLKVDAAQAKESEVSAQRLPSLKLTASYQRLSDVDPFQVSVPFLPQPIVIAPTVLNNYATRISLQQPLFTGFKLESNAQAAAYAARAAEFDNKNETSDQKFAITVAYWTLHQTMEVKRLVDENVVRLETNEQDTKNLLNAGLVTRNDLLKVQLQLNNARLAQIDARNDVELAMMNLNNIIGQPLETQIQLASKPWPPAEPDDMPRFPAEPDTKPHREGDDALQTPNLVALALTNRTDVQAMQSRLEAAKATVSAAQSNWWPQIFLTGNFYYNRPNQRYQPTRDEFKGTWDVGVQMQLDLWTWETTSHQTGQAHAVLHQQELMFDQLKENVALDVRRQLLAVVRAKEKVQVAMLAIEQAEENQRTLNDKFKRGLATSTDLLDANVTLLQAKTNYSGSLIEHEIARTRLDRVIGSL